ATGGCTGCAGCTGCTGCGCGACCTTGCCACTTCCCACACCAAATGCCGGTAAAGGCGATAGGCAAGGAAGCAATCAATAAATACAGTCCGGTTTGAAAGGGCATATCTCCTGAAAGTTGTAGAAAAATCATAAAAGAAATGACAAAGCCATAGAGCCCCTGAGTAGCCGAAAGCAGTTCTAAAATCAATGCTTGGCCAAATTTTTCTGGTTGTTCAGCTGTTAGGCCAGCTGCTGATTCAGCAGTCAACCCTACACCAATTGTGGAACCAATACCTCCACAGATGGTAGCTATAGCAATCCCTAATGCCGCAAAAATCATCCCGCCGTTTTCATAAAAGAAAGTAATCCAATTTTCCATTTTCTATTTGTCCTCCTGCTCTTGTTTTCGTTCTGAAATCACTTGAACATATGCTTCACTTGATTTGAATGGTTTGAACACACGTCCGCCGCCCGTATAAAATTTGTTAAAAAACTCTAAATATTGTAAGCGAATGCCGTGTACATAAGCACTCAAATGGCTTAGGAAAATATTCAACCCATGTAAGCCAATAAATAATACAATACCAATGGTAAATTTAGCTGGTATAGGTAAATAACTAAGAATCAAATTAAATGCCGCACCGATACTTCCACCAGCTACACCCAATGCCATTAGTCTTGTATAACTAATTAAATCACTCAAATAATTGGTTATATTCATAATAGAGTACAGTCCTGATCCGATTTTTCCTATAACCGTTTGACCATCAAGACTTCCGCCAATAACAATCATAACCAAACTAGCGATTAAACAAACAATACCGATCGTTTGTAAACTTGTGTCTGGTACAAGTACCATTCCAGCAGCGATCATCGCCACACTTATTAAAAAGAACATCCAAGCTCCGGCTTGCAATAAGGCCTTTAATTTCGCGCTTTCCTTTTGCCATAAAAGATAGAACTTTAAACCTAAACCAAACATAATTTGAATAAATCCAAAAATCATAGACATCACTAAAATTTCTGTAATATCTGAATCAGTGGATAATAACTGAAAAGAAAACTGTCGGCCAAAAATGTTCCCATAAATTAATCCCCACATCATTGTCGGTACTGAACAGATTTGGAACATATTAATATTTTGCTTCATTGCCGGTTTAAAGTTTAAGAGGTATTTTGCAAGTGCGCTGGCTACAAACAAAAGCAAGCCATAACCAAAGTCAGCTACCATTAGCCCGAATGCTAAAGCATAAAATGGCATCATAAAAGGAGTAGGGTCTAATTCCCAATATTGAGGTAAGCTATACATTTCTACTAGACCTTCAAATGGCTTTATCAATTTATGGTTTTTTAACAAGACTGGCGTTTGGCTATACTCCTCTTCTTTCACTTCAGTAAATTCCAAAAAGTAATCTTTTCCCGCAACTTGTCGAATTTGCTGGTCTAATTGTTCTGTTTGTTTTGCTGGTATCCAACCAGTTAACTCCATTGTATAATTCGATTGCAATAAATACTTGTTGGCATTCACGCGCATAAGCAAGCCATCTAAGTACTCTGCGACCAGCCCTAAATTTTCATAATTATTCTTTTGTGTTTTTAGCCGCGTTTTAATTGATTTTTCCTCTGAGGCTAGTTGCTGTAGTTGCTCTTTGGTTTGTTTTAACACTTGAGCTGGCTTATCCTCATAGGGGTATTCATACTCTTGAAAACCAGCTTCATTTAGTATATCATGAGCTTCTTCGCTTTTTTCTTTTAGAAAAAGAAGAAGAAGGTAAGAGGTTGTTGATGTTTGATGTATGATTTCAAGGTAAGTGTGTTGTAGTTTCCTCATTTCTTCTTTTAAATGATTCAATTCAGTATTAGGCACTGTGCCTAATAGCCCTATAGTTTCATTAAATGTGGATAAGATGGCTGGGTTTTCATCGAAATACTGCCACTTATTTAATTCATCTTCTTTTAAAGATAACTCTTGTCTCTTTTGCTCAATTGTACGTAATCGTTTATCTTGCTGTCTCAAATCAGAATAAACGTTCTGCCAATCAAAAGTGTTAGCGTGTTCTGAAAGTTGTCTTAAGGTATAATGACGTAATGGTTTTCGCAGTGCTTGTACCATTCCAGGCTTTTCTATATATTGCTCTAAAAAACTAAGCGCCCATGATACATTTCCAACTTGATTTTCAATCTTATCGGCTTCAGGATGTTCTTGCATTTGACTAAAAAAAGAATCCGTTTTTTTATGATAATTTTCCGCCGAAAAAAGCTCAATTTGCTGAAAATCTTGTAATTGTTCCATTACGGTATCCCGCTTACCATAAAAAGTAATCAAATGAAACTTTTGCATTTTTTCAATTGCCATATTCGTTCACGACCTTATTTATGATCAGACTAAGCGCCTTTTCTCGCATTTCTTTTGAAATCGCTTGTAGTTGTTCGATCTCTTTTTGTGTCTGTTCATTTAACGGTTCTTGAATATTATGAAACTCTTGGTCATATTTTTCGCGAATTTCTTGTTTACGTTGTTCTTCAATTTCATCTTGTTCTTCTTGAAATTGGGCCACTCTTTTATCGCTTTTTTCCTGTTCTTTACGTACTTGTTTCTTTGCTTCATCAAGCATTTCATCTGCTTGCTTTTCCGCTTTAGTTAATTGCTCGATCGCATCTTCGCTCATTTGTCACTCTCCTTTTTCCTTTGAGCACCCTTCTAAAAAATCCTCTATTAGCTTAGAGGATAACGAAATGATCTTTATTGCATTAATTTAACCAAAGGATAATTTGCTAATTGATTTAAAAAAGACTGTTCACTTTCATTAAATAGCTCAGACATATTGTCATTAACCGTTTGTGCTGCATTTGAAGATGAAAAAACGTGATTCGCCAAATCGCGCAATTGTACACAAGAGTTGTTTCCTTCAATCGCATAGTACACATCAATCATATAAATACTCTCAATAGGTCTAGCTAACTTAAATCCGCCCCCTTTACTCGAAGTGGATGTAATGACATCATTTAATACCAATTTACGTAATATCTTTTTTAAATACGAATCAGATACACCTAGTTGTTGACTGATCCAATAACTTTTTACGGCATTATCTCCTTCTTCTTTTGCTAAAATAAGAAGAATACATACTGCTTCTTCCAGGCTTCGCTTTAGTTTCATGACCATTTCTCCTTTGAAGGACAAATAATATCCATAAATAATCA
This region of Tetragenococcus osmophilus genomic DNA includes:
- a CDS encoding V-type ATP synthase subunit K gives rise to the protein MENWITFFYENGGMIFAALGIAIATICGGIGSTIGVGLTAESAAGLTAEQPEKFGQALILELLSATQGLYGFVISFMIFLQLSGDMPFQTGLYLLIASLPIAFTGIWCGKWQGRAAAAAMQILAKKPEHVTKGIVYVAMMETYGILGFVISFLLVMN
- a CDS encoding V-type ATP synthase subunit I — protein: MAIEKMQKFHLITFYGKRDTVMEQLQDFQQIELFSAENYHKKTDSFFSQMQEHPEADKIENQVGNVSWALSFLEQYIEKPGMVQALRKPLRHYTLRQLSEHANTFDWQNVYSDLRQQDKRLRTIEQKRQELSLKEDELNKWQYFDENPAILSTFNETIGLLGTVPNTELNHLKEEMRKLQHTYLEIIHQTSTTSYLLLLFLKEKSEEAHDILNEAGFQEYEYPYEDKPAQVLKQTKEQLQQLASEEKSIKTRLKTQKNNYENLGLVAEYLDGLLMRVNANKYLLQSNYTMELTGWIPAKQTEQLDQQIRQVAGKDYFLEFTEVKEEEYSQTPVLLKNHKLIKPFEGLVEMYSLPQYWELDPTPFMMPFYALAFGLMVADFGYGLLLFVASALAKYLLNFKPAMKQNINMFQICSVPTMMWGLIYGNIFGRQFSFQLLSTDSDITEILVMSMIFGFIQIMFGLGLKFYLLWQKESAKLKALLQAGAWMFFLISVAMIAAGMVLVPDTSLQTIGIVCLIASLVMIVIGGSLDGQTVIGKIGSGLYSIMNITNYLSDLISYTRLMALGVAGGSIGAAFNLILSYLPIPAKFTIGIVLFIGLHGLNIFLSHLSAYVHGIRLQYLEFFNKFYTGGGRVFKPFKSSEAYVQVISERKQEQEDK
- a CDS encoding RrF2 family transcriptional regulator — its product is MKLKRSLEEAVCILLILAKEEGDNAVKSYWISQQLGVSDSYLKKILRKLVLNDVITSTSSKGGGFKLARPIESIYMIDVYYAIEGNNSCVQLRDLANHVFSSSNAAQTVNDNMSELFNESEQSFLNQLANYPLVKLMQ